A genome region from Bacillaceae bacterium IKA-2 includes the following:
- a CDS encoding flagellar protein FlgN, with amino-acid sequence MSIELLTACIKKLIKIHQLFNELAEEKTECVTKGDIAHLKTLMQKETVQLKQLQRVEQERVRLVQFFMESKGLVTEVGTLAEILPHVSDGEKEELVSLQEQIVQQIQTLKQKNQLNQQLIEDSLRFVNLSLDVLQPELETGNYQRPDQGDDEPLGRSLFDSKA; translated from the coding sequence ATGTCTATCGAATTATTGACAGCATGTATCAAAAAACTAATTAAAATTCATCAACTGTTTAATGAATTAGCAGAAGAGAAAACAGAATGTGTAACAAAAGGAGACATCGCTCACTTAAAGACGCTCATGCAAAAGGAAACTGTGCAATTAAAGCAGTTGCAACGAGTAGAACAAGAACGAGTGAGGCTTGTTCAATTTTTTATGGAAAGCAAGGGATTAGTAACAGAAGTCGGAACATTAGCTGAGATTCTCCCTCATGTCAGTGATGGTGAAAAAGAAGAGCTAGTAAGCCTGCAAGAGCAGATCGTCCAGCAAATTCAAACTTTAAAACAAAAAAATCAGCTAAACCAGCAGCTTATTGAAGATTCGTTACGATTTGTGAATTTATCCCTTGATGTCCTACAGCCTGAGCTTGAGACCGGAAATTATCAACGTCCAGACCAAGGTGACGATGAACCGTTAGGACGTTCACTATTTGATTCGAAAGCGTGA
- the flgM gene encoding flagellar biosynthesis anti-sigma factor FlgM has protein sequence MKINPYSNIQNIYRKQLEKSQPSGEVTKKKDQLEISTEAKKMQQELKIVTDRKEKVEELKGKIENGEYKVNSEEVARKFYEFWND, from the coding sequence ATGAAAATTAATCCATATTCAAATATACAAAACATTTACCGCAAACAACTAGAAAAATCGCAGCCAAGTGGAGAAGTGACAAAGAAAAAAGATCAGCTTGAAATATCAACTGAAGCAAAGAAAATGCAACAGGAATTGAAAATTGTCACTGACCGAAAAGAAAAGGTTGAAGAATTAAAGGGGAAAATTGAAAACGGAGAGTACAAAGTTAACTCCGAGGAAGTTGCCAGAAAATTTTATGAGTTTTGGAATGATTAA